A stretch of the Cytobacillus luteolus genome encodes the following:
- a CDS encoding sugar phosphate isomerase/epimerase family protein, with protein MKLGVFTVLFSQKNFIEMLDYVKAAGLDAVEIGTGGYPGDAHCKLDELLENEGARKEYLEQVTSRGLTISAFSCHGNPISPDKAFAEESNQVLLKTIELASLLNVPVVNCFSGTAGDHEGAKYPNWPVAPWPNEFGDILKWQWEEKLIPYWKEVGQYAKDHNVKIGLELHGGFLVHTPYTMLKLREETCDAIGANLDPSHLWWQGIDPVAAIKILGKAGAIHHFHAKDTYIDQDNVNMYGLTDMQPYGNVQTRAWSFRSVGCGHSLQEWSDMMSALRTFGYDYVVSIEHEDPIMSIEEGFMRAVNNLKSIIIKDQPTDMWWA; from the coding sequence ATGAAACTAGGTGTGTTTACAGTATTATTTTCACAAAAGAACTTCATTGAAATGCTAGATTATGTGAAGGCAGCAGGACTCGATGCAGTTGAGATTGGAACGGGTGGCTATCCTGGAGATGCTCATTGCAAGCTAGATGAGTTACTCGAAAACGAGGGTGCTCGTAAGGAGTATCTAGAGCAGGTGACTTCAAGAGGGTTAACGATTAGTGCATTCAGTTGCCATGGAAACCCGATTTCTCCAGACAAAGCGTTTGCTGAAGAGTCAAACCAAGTACTTTTAAAAACAATAGAATTAGCAAGCTTATTGAACGTACCGGTTGTTAATTGTTTTTCAGGAACAGCAGGAGACCATGAAGGTGCAAAATATCCAAACTGGCCAGTGGCTCCATGGCCAAATGAGTTTGGCGATATTTTAAAATGGCAATGGGAAGAAAAGCTTATTCCGTATTGGAAAGAAGTAGGGCAATATGCGAAGGATCATAATGTGAAAATTGGCCTTGAGCTTCACGGTGGATTTTTAGTACATACACCATATACAATGCTCAAACTTAGAGAAGAAACATGTGATGCGATTGGTGCAAACCTTGATCCGAGTCATTTATGGTGGCAAGGAATTGACCCTGTAGCTGCTATTAAGATTCTAGGCAAAGCGGGTGCCATCCATCATTTCCATGCCAAGGATACATACATTGATCAAGACAATGTGAATATGTACGGTTTAACTGACATGCAACCATACGGAAATGTTCAAACACGAGCATGGTCGTTCCGTTCTGTAGGTTGTGGTCATAGCCTGCAGGAATGGTCCGATATGATGAGTGCGTTACGTACATTTGGTTATGATTATGTGGTTAGCATTGAACACGAAGATCCAATCATGTCGATTGAAGAAGGCTTTATGCGAGCAGTGAATAACTTGAAATCGATTATTATAAAAGATCAGCCAACCGATATGTGGTGGGCATAA